The sequence GCAATAGGCACACCTATCCGGTAGAGGTATCTCGGTTCTAGGGCATCAAAGGAATAGTATCCTAGCAGTAGCAAACAGGTGCCAACCCAAGTTTCTACTGGTAAAGCAAGCATCACCAATGCAATGTGTAATGTTATCCGAAGAGGGGGGCGAATGCGCATACTTCTCTGTGAGGTTGGGATCGCCAAAAGGGTTGGAATCGTTGGAGTACCTGACACCGCGTTGGCCTTCATCTTCTTGGCCACCTTCTCGGCCTGCAGGAGCAGCGCCATCAACAAACAAGTTAGCAACGGAAACCCTAGGCGCGGGGGAGGAAGCCAGCCGAGCGGAAACCCCCACCTTCTTCTGCGCTTTCTTGGAGATGTAGTCCAGGATCTGC comes from Triticum aestivum cultivar Chinese Spring chromosome 5B, IWGSC CS RefSeq v2.1, whole genome shotgun sequence and encodes:
- the LOC123113757 gene encoding uncharacterized protein; protein product: MMCGLDTASPNLFVQLIGSAPSARQIYTTSGASDSRASGSGSGSDSEDRRRRRSGSAKRGGVTEEQILDYISKKAQKKAEKVAKKMKANAVSGTPTIPTLLAIPTSQRSMRIRPPLRITLHIALVMLALPVETWVGTCLLLLGYYSFDALEPRYLYRIGVPIALNLL